From Micromonospora rifamycinica, a single genomic window includes:
- a CDS encoding ABC transporter permease, whose translation MNLVRSELLKIRTTSTWWIFGLITLPLWALTALINWLQTDALASNNFGDVPADQADQIQAAQSVDSLAANVYTNGQFFGLMIVMLLGIIVVTSEFFHQTVTTTFLTVPHRTAVMLAKLAAAAILAVLFWLVTTLFNLPFGALVMNSVDLGSQLGSGAVWRATALNGLAYLLWSVLGVGIGVLIRSQIGATVTGILLYLGGAVGAAIAISILAARWGDWINDLQVLVPSLASSLMVSGTEIPGNPPRWAGAVVLIGYAVVAGAIGTLTMRRRDIS comes from the coding sequence ATGAACCTGGTCCGATCCGAGCTGCTGAAGATCCGTACCACCAGCACCTGGTGGATCTTCGGGCTGATCACGCTGCCGTTGTGGGCGCTGACCGCCCTGATCAACTGGTTGCAGACCGACGCGCTGGCCAGCAACAACTTCGGTGACGTGCCGGCCGACCAGGCCGACCAGATCCAGGCCGCGCAGTCGGTGGACAGCCTCGCCGCCAACGTCTACACCAACGGGCAGTTCTTCGGTCTGATGATCGTGATGCTGCTCGGCATCATCGTGGTGACCAGCGAGTTCTTCCACCAGACGGTCACCACCACTTTCCTCACCGTGCCGCACCGCACCGCGGTGATGCTGGCCAAGCTGGCCGCCGCGGCCATTCTGGCCGTGCTGTTCTGGCTGGTCACCACCCTGTTCAACCTGCCCTTCGGTGCCCTGGTGATGAACAGCGTCGACCTGGGATCCCAGCTCGGCAGCGGCGCGGTCTGGCGGGCCACCGCGCTCAACGGCCTGGCCTACCTGCTCTGGTCGGTGCTCGGCGTCGGGATCGGGGTGCTGATCCGCAGCCAGATCGGCGCCACCGTCACCGGCATCCTGCTCTACCTGGGCGGCGCGGTCGGCGCGGCCATCGCGATCAGCATCCTGGCCGCCCGGTGGGGCGACTGGATCAACGACCTCCAGGTGCTGGTGCCGTCGCTGGCGTCGTCGCTGATGGTCAGCGGGACCGAGATCCCGGGCAACCCGCCGCGCTGGGCGGGTGCGGTGGTCCTGATCGGGTACGCGGTGGTGGCCGGCGCGATCGGCACGCTCACCATGCGGCGGCGGGACATCTCCTGA
- a CDS encoding multifunctional oxoglutarate decarboxylase/oxoglutarate dehydrogenase thiamine pyrophosphate-binding subunit/dihydrolipoyllysine-residue succinyltransferase subunit yields the protein MSTQQTSQENPLAGFGPNEWIVEEMYQRYLADPSSVDSAWHDFFADYRPGTTTPRPAEGRGTPAATPEPAEPQQPAAAPEQPAAPAAGAKPTATTKATTTTKAAPAKPATSAKPAATAKPATTAKPAPAKPAAKAPTASAAGTTPLRGVAARIVQNMDASLSVPTATSVRAVPAKLLVDNRIVINNHLARGRGGKVSFTHLIGYALIRAVVEHPELNNSFAEVDGKPAMVRPEHVNLGIAIDLTKPDGTRNLVVPSIKGCEQMDFRQFWQAYEDVVRRARRNELTMEDYAGTTISLTNPGGIGTVHSIPRLMQGQSAIIGVGAMEYPAPYQGMSEATLAELAVSKIITLTSTYDHRIIQGAQSGEFLKVMHELMLGERGFYDQIFTSLRIPYEPVRWVRDVAVDSEGQINKTARVHELIHAYRVRGHLMADTDPLEFAIRKHPDLDVLQHGLTLWDLDRTFPVNGFAGKQRMKLREILGVLRDSYCRRLGIEYMHIQDPEERRWIQERIERRYEKPAADEQKHVLNRLNAAEAFETFLQTKYVGQKRFSLEGGESLIPLLGEVLEASAEDGLDEVVIGMAHRGRLNVLANIVGKPYEKIFSEFEGHLDPRSTQGSGDVKYHLGQNGKFTTPGGDHSVKVSVVANPSHLEAVDPVLEGIVRAKQDRIDLKLEGYTVLPLAVHGDAAFAGQGVVAETLNLSQLRGYRTGGTVHVVVNNQVGFTTAPEYSRSSLYSTDVARMIQAPIFHVNGDDPETVVRVARLAFEYRQAFNKDVVIDMVCYRRRGHNEGDDPSMSNPQMYKIIDSKRSVRKLYTEELIGRGDITVEDAEELLRDYQAQLERVFKATRDAATTPRQVSRPSREDQPEPQVETATDAAVVKAIGEAHVNLPEGFTPHKRIQQLLDRRAKMSVEGNIDWGYGEIIAFGSLLHDGITVRLAGQDSRRGTFVQRHASIVDAKTGEDHLPLKSLTADGERSRFFVHDSLLSEYAAMGFEYGYSVENVNALVCWEAQFGDFVNGAQSVIDEFISSGEVKWGQRSAVTLLLPHGHEGQGPDHTSGRPERFLQMCAEDNMRVAIPTTPANYFHLLRRQALSPKRKPLVVFTPKSLLRHKLCVSPVEDFTTGTFAPVLADTAAPAPEQVKRVLLCSGKVYYDLFQARQERGVTDTAIVRLEQLYPLPVQEIRAALAAYPNAEDFAWVQEEPANQGAWSFVALNLLEHLADVRLRRISRPAAAAPAVGSAKMHEVEQTALIDAALPRP from the coding sequence GTGTCGACCCAGCAGACTTCGCAGGAGAACCCACTGGCGGGTTTCGGCCCGAACGAGTGGATCGTCGAGGAGATGTACCAGCGCTACCTCGCCGACCCATCGAGCGTCGACTCGGCCTGGCACGACTTCTTCGCCGACTACCGCCCCGGCACCACGACCCCGCGCCCGGCCGAGGGTAGGGGCACGCCGGCCGCCACACCGGAGCCGGCCGAGCCGCAGCAGCCGGCCGCCGCCCCGGAGCAGCCGGCCGCACCGGCGGCCGGCGCCAAGCCGACCGCGACCACGAAGGCGACCACGACCACGAAGGCCGCCCCGGCCAAGCCGGCCACCAGCGCGAAGCCCGCCGCGACCGCGAAGCCGGCCACGACCGCCAAGCCCGCCCCGGCCAAGCCTGCGGCGAAGGCCCCGACGGCCAGCGCCGCCGGCACCACGCCGCTGCGGGGGGTCGCCGCCCGGATCGTGCAGAACATGGACGCCTCGCTCTCGGTCCCGACCGCCACCAGCGTGCGCGCCGTCCCGGCCAAGCTGCTGGTCGACAACCGCATCGTGATCAACAACCACCTCGCCCGGGGGCGCGGCGGCAAGGTCAGCTTCACCCACCTGATCGGGTACGCGCTGATCCGGGCCGTGGTGGAGCACCCGGAGCTGAACAACTCCTTCGCCGAGGTCGACGGCAAGCCGGCGATGGTCCGCCCGGAGCACGTCAACCTGGGCATCGCCATCGACCTGACCAAGCCCGACGGCACCCGCAACCTGGTGGTGCCGTCCATCAAGGGCTGCGAGCAGATGGACTTCCGGCAGTTCTGGCAGGCGTACGAGGACGTGGTCCGGCGGGCCCGCCGTAACGAGCTGACCATGGAGGACTACGCCGGCACGACGATCTCGCTGACCAACCCGGGCGGCATCGGCACGGTCCACTCCATCCCCCGGCTGATGCAGGGGCAGAGCGCGATCATCGGGGTCGGCGCGATGGAGTACCCCGCGCCGTACCAGGGGATGAGCGAGGCGACCCTGGCCGAGCTGGCGGTCAGCAAGATCATCACACTGACCAGCACCTACGACCACCGGATCATCCAGGGCGCGCAGTCCGGCGAGTTCCTCAAGGTCATGCACGAGCTGATGCTCGGCGAGCGCGGCTTCTACGACCAGATCTTCACCTCGTTGCGCATCCCGTACGAGCCGGTGCGCTGGGTACGGGACGTGGCCGTCGACTCCGAGGGCCAGATCAACAAGACCGCGCGGGTGCACGAGCTGATCCACGCCTACCGGGTCCGGGGCCACCTGATGGCCGACACCGACCCGCTGGAGTTCGCCATCCGCAAGCACCCCGACCTGGACGTCCTCCAGCACGGGCTGACCCTGTGGGACCTGGACCGCACCTTCCCGGTCAACGGCTTCGCCGGCAAGCAGCGGATGAAGCTGCGCGAGATCCTCGGCGTGCTGCGCGACTCGTACTGCCGGCGGCTCGGCATCGAGTACATGCACATCCAGGACCCGGAGGAGCGCCGCTGGATCCAGGAGCGGATCGAGCGCCGCTACGAGAAGCCGGCCGCCGACGAGCAGAAGCACGTGCTCAACCGACTCAACGCCGCCGAGGCCTTCGAGACCTTCCTGCAGACCAAGTACGTCGGCCAGAAGCGGTTCTCGCTGGAGGGCGGCGAGTCGCTGATCCCGCTGCTCGGCGAGGTGCTGGAGGCGTCCGCCGAGGACGGGCTGGACGAGGTCGTCATCGGCATGGCCCACCGGGGCCGGCTCAACGTGCTGGCCAACATCGTCGGCAAGCCGTACGAGAAGATCTTCTCGGAGTTCGAGGGCCACCTCGACCCGCGCTCCACCCAGGGTTCCGGCGACGTGAAGTACCACCTCGGCCAGAACGGCAAGTTCACCACCCCGGGCGGCGACCACTCGGTCAAGGTCTCGGTGGTGGCGAACCCGTCGCACCTGGAGGCGGTGGACCCGGTGCTGGAGGGGATCGTCCGGGCCAAGCAGGACCGGATCGACCTCAAGCTGGAGGGCTACACCGTGCTGCCGCTGGCGGTGCACGGTGACGCCGCCTTCGCCGGCCAGGGCGTGGTCGCCGAGACGCTCAACCTCTCCCAGCTGCGCGGCTACCGCACCGGCGGCACCGTTCACGTGGTGGTCAACAACCAGGTCGGTTTCACCACCGCGCCCGAGTACAGCCGGTCCAGCCTCTACAGCACCGACGTGGCCCGGATGATCCAGGCACCGATCTTCCACGTCAACGGCGACGACCCGGAGACCGTCGTGCGGGTCGCCCGGCTGGCCTTCGAGTACCGGCAGGCGTTCAACAAGGACGTCGTGATCGACATGGTCTGCTACCGCCGGCGCGGGCACAACGAGGGCGACGACCCGTCGATGTCCAACCCCCAGATGTACAAGATCATTGACTCGAAGCGTTCGGTCCGCAAGCTCTACACCGAGGAGCTGATCGGCCGGGGCGACATCACCGTCGAGGACGCCGAGGAGCTGCTCCGCGACTACCAGGCGCAGCTGGAGCGGGTCTTCAAAGCCACCCGGGACGCCGCCACCACCCCCCGCCAGGTGAGCCGGCCGAGCCGCGAGGACCAGCCGGAGCCGCAGGTGGAGACCGCCACCGACGCCGCCGTGGTCAAGGCGATCGGCGAGGCGCACGTCAACCTGCCCGAGGGCTTCACCCCGCACAAGCGGATCCAGCAGTTGCTCGACCGGCGGGCCAAGATGTCCGTCGAGGGCAACATCGACTGGGGGTACGGCGAGATCATCGCGTTCGGCTCGCTGCTGCACGACGGGATCACCGTCCGGCTCGCCGGTCAGGACTCCCGCCGGGGCACCTTCGTCCAGCGGCACGCCTCGATCGTCGACGCGAAGACCGGCGAGGACCACCTCCCGCTCAAGTCGCTCACCGCCGACGGCGAGCGGTCCCGGTTCTTCGTGCACGACTCGCTGCTCAGCGAGTACGCCGCGATGGGCTTCGAGTACGGCTACTCGGTGGAGAACGTCAACGCGCTGGTCTGCTGGGAGGCCCAGTTCGGCGACTTCGTCAACGGCGCCCAGTCGGTGATCGACGAGTTCATCTCGTCCGGCGAGGTGAAGTGGGGCCAGCGCTCCGCGGTCACCCTGCTGCTGCCGCACGGCCACGAGGGACAGGGTCCGGACCACACCTCCGGCCGCCCCGAGCGGTTCCTCCAGATGTGCGCCGAGGACAACATGCGGGTGGCCATCCCGACCACCCCGGCCAACTACTTCCACCTGCTGCGTCGCCAGGCCCTGTCGCCGAAGCGCAAGCCACTGGTGGTCTTCACGCCGAAGTCGCTGCTGCGGCACAAGCTCTGCGTCAGCCCGGTGGAGGACTTCACCACCGGCACCTTCGCCCCGGTGCTCGCCGACACCGCCGCGCCCGCGCCCGAGCAGGTCAAGCGGGTGCTGCTCTGCTCCGGCAAGGTCTACTACGACCTCTTCCAGGCTCGGCAGGAGCGGGGGGTCACCGACACCGCGATCGTCCGGCTCGAACAGCTCTACCCGCTGCCGGTGCAGGAGATCCGGGCCGCGCTGGCGGCGTACCCCAACGCGGAGGACTTCGCCTGGGTGCAGGAGGAGCCGGCCAACCAGGGGGCGTGGAGCTTCGTCGCGCTCAACCTGCTGGAGCACCTGGCCGACGTCCGGCTGCGCCGCATCTCCCGGCCCGCCGCCGCCGCCCCGGCGGTCGGCTCGGCCAAGATGCACGAGGTGGAGCAGACCGCGCTGATCGACGCCGCCCTCCCCCGCCCCTGA
- a CDS encoding DUF4097 family beta strand repeat-containing protein — translation MTNWTVDRPQQITIEEPVARLDVRLVTGRLNVVGTDGPARVDVTRVSSRPVIVEHRDGVLRVGHERHPRWPGFLWWLGQLGRRFRAEVSIAVPADILVNLNLVDGALVASGLVNDTNVNVTSGQITLMGLAGRTNARIVSGPVEALGVTGDLTLDTVSGEVTLAESSAGRVHANTISGAITCDLDNPRRSEIRLSTISGPITVRVREDSDLAVHLHTASGRITSGFPQISGGIGAGPVKDSHGVLGAGAGKLWASATSGSIALLARPVDDDLEELP, via the coding sequence ATGACCAACTGGACGGTCGACAGACCACAGCAAATCACCATCGAGGAGCCGGTCGCCCGACTCGACGTACGACTGGTCACCGGTCGGCTCAACGTGGTCGGCACCGACGGCCCGGCCCGGGTCGACGTCACCCGGGTCAGCAGCCGGCCGGTCATCGTCGAACACCGCGACGGCGTGCTCCGGGTCGGCCACGAGCGCCACCCCCGCTGGCCCGGCTTCCTCTGGTGGCTCGGCCAGCTCGGTCGCCGGTTCCGGGCCGAGGTGTCCATCGCCGTCCCGGCCGACATCCTGGTCAACCTCAACCTGGTCGACGGCGCGCTGGTCGCCTCCGGGCTGGTCAACGACACCAACGTCAACGTCACCTCCGGGCAGATCACCCTGATGGGCCTGGCCGGGCGCACCAACGCGCGGATCGTCTCCGGCCCGGTCGAGGCGCTCGGGGTCACCGGTGACCTCACCCTGGACACGGTCTCCGGTGAGGTGACCCTCGCCGAGAGCTCGGCGGGCCGGGTGCACGCCAACACCATCTCCGGGGCGATCACCTGCGACCTGGACAACCCCCGGCGCAGCGAGATCCGGCTCAGCACCATCTCCGGGCCGATCACCGTACGGGTCCGCGAGGACAGCGACCTCGCCGTCCACCTGCACACCGCCTCCGGCCGGATCACCAGCGGCTTCCCCCAGATCTCCGGCGGGATCGGCGCCGGCCCGGTCAAGGACAGCCACGGGGTGCTCGGCGCGGGCGCGGGTAAGCTCTGGGCGTCCGCGACCTCCGGCAGCATCGCGCTGCTCGCCCGGCCGGTGGACGACGACCTGGAGGAGCTGCCGTGA
- a CDS encoding flavin reductase, whose product MVEGERGRRGVAWPGVRGLAFVRGRRAGGVVMVVRPPVPHVAMRPLWRCRNCGREWPCQPAKLALLTEYRGDRMSLLIYLGTLMHEATNQLAQLHPEHPPTGMTERFLSWARARG is encoded by the coding sequence ATGGTGGAGGGCGAGCGGGGCCGGCGGGGCGTCGCCTGGCCGGGTGTCCGGGGACTGGCCTTCGTTCGGGGCCGCCGGGCCGGGGGTGTGGTGATGGTGGTCCGTCCGCCGGTTCCGCACGTGGCCATGCGTCCGTTGTGGCGGTGTCGTAACTGTGGTCGGGAGTGGCCGTGCCAGCCGGCCAAGCTCGCCTTGCTCACCGAGTACCGGGGTGACCGGATGTCGTTGCTGATCTATCTCGGAACCCTGATGCACGAGGCGACGAACCAGCTCGCCCAGCTCCATCCGGAGCATCCGCCGACCGGGATGACCGAGCGTTTCCTGTCCTGGGCCAGGGCACGGGGCTGA
- a CDS encoding DUF5753 domain-containing protein codes for MNHAVVEAMAATGQTADSLAAQIGVDPKTAAKWANPGRIPQTRHRAQVASILEREVEHLWPDVLKRREPAWFRRWVDVEREAVALRAFQLAWIPGLLQTEAYARATLAWEALTPSEVDDLVSARMARQAILTRERAPLLVTVVDQAVLDRPITTDRSVMAAQLAHLSECADLPSVEFHIVPRETTAYPGLNGPFTIADLSDGTRVAHVDSQAHAQIIEQPSQLGTLERRWERIRSEALPRGRSVELLREAARAWT; via the coding sequence ATGAACCACGCGGTGGTCGAGGCGATGGCGGCGACGGGCCAGACGGCAGATAGCCTCGCAGCTCAGATCGGCGTCGACCCGAAGACAGCAGCCAAGTGGGCGAACCCCGGACGTATCCCGCAGACACGCCACCGCGCCCAGGTCGCATCGATCCTCGAACGCGAGGTGGAACACCTGTGGCCGGACGTACTCAAGCGGCGAGAACCGGCGTGGTTCCGTCGGTGGGTCGACGTGGAGCGCGAGGCCGTCGCATTGCGCGCCTTCCAACTCGCCTGGATACCCGGCCTGCTCCAGACCGAGGCGTACGCGCGAGCGACGCTGGCCTGGGAGGCACTGACACCCTCCGAGGTGGACGACCTGGTCTCCGCCCGCATGGCCCGACAAGCGATCCTGACCCGTGAACGCGCACCCCTGCTCGTGACAGTAGTGGATCAAGCCGTGCTTGATCGCCCCATCACCACAGACCGATCAGTCATGGCAGCCCAGCTCGCCCATCTGAGTGAGTGCGCCGACCTGCCGAGCGTTGAGTTCCACATCGTGCCGCGCGAGACAACGGCGTACCCGGGGCTGAATGGACCCTTCACCATCGCCGACCTCTCCGACGGCACACGAGTGGCGCATGTAGACAGCCAGGCACATGCGCAGATCATTGAGCAGCCATCGCAGCTTGGTACCCTTGAACGACGTTGGGAGCGCATTCGCAGCGAGGCTCTACCCCGAGGGCGATCCGTGGAACTCCTGAGAGAAGCGGCAAGAGCATGGACCTGA
- a CDS encoding DUF397 domain-containing protein — translation MDLTGAQWRKSTKSGSNGGDCVEVADNLAGIVAVRDSKDPSGPVLAFDPETWRSFVGFAKRH, via the coding sequence ATGGACCTGACCGGCGCGCAGTGGCGCAAGAGCACCAAGAGTGGCAGCAACGGTGGCGACTGCGTCGAGGTGGCCGACAACCTGGCTGGCATCGTGGCTGTCCGCGACAGCAAGGACCCGTCCGGCCCGGTGCTCGCCTTCGATCCGGAGACCTGGCGGTCCTTCGTCGGGTTCGCCAAGCGGCACTGA
- a CDS encoding lysophospholipid acyltransferase family protein, with protein sequence MSAELWRPTAGCGPACLPGVRRAQVSPARRVARLLGVLGMVLVGAGVVVLLPVLPAAERAAVVRSWARGTAGALGVRLAVRGRLPRRRALLVANHVSWLDILAVLAVAPARLLAKREVRRWPVLGLLARAGGALFVDRSRPRELPHTVARIAATLRAGHPVAVFPEGTTWCGVAPSADCRPRRGFRPAVFQAAIDAGAPVVPLRISYRSATTGATTTTAAFLGDETLWRSVRRVLAARDLVVDVAVTAALHPAPGADRRLLARTAESAVHLLPPRLIPGRPTLAVVGPVGVPGSVSAPAAGAGLGLAA encoded by the coding sequence GTGAGCGCCGAGTTGTGGCGGCCGACCGCCGGCTGTGGCCCGGCCTGCCTGCCCGGGGTCCGGCGGGCGCAGGTGTCGCCGGCCCGCCGGGTGGCCCGGTTGCTGGGGGTGCTCGGCATGGTGCTGGTCGGGGCCGGCGTGGTCGTCCTGCTGCCGGTGCTGCCGGCGGCGGAGCGGGCGGCGGTGGTCCGGAGCTGGGCGCGGGGGACCGCCGGGGCGCTCGGGGTGCGGCTGGCGGTGCGCGGGCGGCTGCCCCGGCGACGGGCGCTGCTGGTCGCCAACCACGTCTCCTGGCTGGACATCCTCGCGGTGCTGGCGGTCGCGCCGGCCCGGCTGCTGGCCAAGCGGGAGGTCCGGCGCTGGCCGGTGCTGGGGCTGCTGGCCCGTGCCGGCGGCGCGCTCTTCGTCGACCGGTCGCGGCCCCGGGAGCTGCCGCACACGGTGGCCCGGATCGCGGCCACCCTGCGGGCCGGTCACCCGGTCGCCGTCTTCCCCGAGGGTACGACCTGGTGCGGCGTCGCGCCGTCGGCCGACTGCCGGCCGCGCCGGGGGTTCCGCCCGGCGGTCTTCCAGGCGGCGATCGACGCCGGGGCACCGGTGGTGCCGCTGCGGATCAGCTACCGCTCTGCTACCACCGGGGCGACGACCACCACCGCCGCCTTCCTCGGCGACGAGACCCTGTGGCGCTCGGTACGGCGGGTGCTGGCCGCCCGGGACCTGGTGGTCGACGTCGCGGTGACCGCCGCCCTGCACCCCGCCCCCGGCGCGGACCGCCGGTTGCTGGCCCGGACCGCCGAGTCGGCCGTGCACCTGCTCCCGCCCCGCCTGATCCCCGGCCGCCCCACCCTGGCCGTAGTCGGCCCGGTGGGCGTGCCCGGTTCGGTGTCCGCGCCGGCCGCCGGGGCGGGCCTCGGCCTGGCCGCCTGA
- a CDS encoding PaaI family thioesterase — translation MIVESRYNGPPGSGNGGWSAGVFAGAYDPDRPVEVTLRRPPPLDTPLTLTDGDVYDPDGQLVAEVRPAGDPPAPVPPVDPATARAASAGYPGLRDHPFPGCYVCGPEHPDGLRIFPGRLPDGRTAAAWRTPPRVTAPTVWAALDCPGGWAVIAPGRPYVLGRIAVTLDVLPGPGEECVVTGAVVSAEGRLAVVHTSLHDDAGRLLGRARATWVALPPTPRP, via the coding sequence ATGATCGTCGAATCCCGGTACAACGGGCCGCCCGGCTCGGGCAACGGCGGCTGGAGCGCCGGAGTCTTCGCCGGGGCGTACGACCCGGACCGGCCCGTCGAGGTGACGCTGCGTCGCCCGCCGCCGCTGGACACCCCGCTCACCCTCACCGACGGCGACGTGTACGACCCGGACGGGCAGCTGGTCGCCGAGGTGCGCCCGGCCGGCGACCCGCCCGCCCCGGTCCCCCCGGTCGACCCGGCGACCGCACGCGCCGCCTCGGCCGGCTACCCGGGCCTGCGCGACCACCCCTTCCCCGGCTGTTACGTCTGCGGCCCGGAGCACCCGGACGGCCTGCGGATCTTCCCCGGCCGGCTGCCGGACGGCCGGACGGCCGCGGCGTGGCGCACACCGCCGCGGGTGACCGCGCCGACGGTCTGGGCGGCGCTGGACTGCCCCGGCGGCTGGGCGGTGATCGCTCCCGGCCGGCCGTACGTGCTGGGCCGGATCGCGGTGACCCTCGACGTGCTGCCCGGGCCGGGTGAGGAGTGCGTGGTCACCGGGGCGGTGGTCAGCGCCGAGGGACGCCTGGCGGTGGTGCACACCAGCCTCCACGACGACGCCGGCCGGCTGCTCGGCCGGGCCCGCGCCACCTGGGTCGCGCTGCCGCCCACGCCTCGTCCCTGA
- a CDS encoding ABC transporter ATP-binding protein codes for MSDGQWSPSTGQIVVSGLTKQYKNVRAVDNLSFTVEPGRVTGFLGPNGAGKTTTLRMLLNLVTPSGGTATIGGRRYADLTDPLRHVGAVLEASSAHKGRTGINHLRVICAAAGLPRSRADEALALVGLTPAAKRKFKGYSLGMKQRLGIAAAMLGDPRVLILDEPANGLDPEGIRWMRGFLKGLAHEGRTVLVSSHLLSEMQLLADDVVIIAAGKLIRQGPVEQVLGSMAQGGRVRVRTPQAEELAVALREQSATVETDEHGVLLVSGLEAPAIGRAALAAKVELHELTPERPDLERVFLELTAGKAGIR; via the coding sequence ATGTCCGACGGGCAGTGGAGCCCCAGCACCGGCCAGATCGTCGTGTCCGGGTTGACCAAGCAGTACAAGAACGTACGGGCGGTCGACAACCTGTCCTTCACGGTCGAGCCCGGTCGGGTGACCGGCTTCCTCGGCCCGAACGGGGCAGGCAAGACGACCACCCTGCGGATGCTGCTGAACCTGGTCACCCCGTCCGGTGGGACGGCGACCATCGGCGGCCGGCGGTACGCCGACCTGACCGACCCGCTGCGGCACGTGGGCGCGGTGCTGGAGGCGTCCAGCGCGCACAAGGGCCGTACCGGCATCAACCACCTGCGGGTGATCTGCGCGGCGGCCGGTCTGCCCAGGAGCCGGGCCGACGAGGCGTTGGCCCTGGTCGGGCTCACCCCGGCGGCGAAGCGCAAGTTCAAGGGCTACTCGCTGGGCATGAAGCAGCGGCTCGGTATCGCCGCCGCGATGCTCGGTGACCCCCGGGTGCTGATCCTCGACGAGCCGGCCAACGGTCTCGACCCGGAGGGCATCCGCTGGATGCGGGGCTTCCTCAAGGGGCTGGCCCACGAGGGGCGCACGGTGCTGGTCTCCAGCCACCTGCTCTCCGAGATGCAGCTCCTCGCCGACGACGTGGTGATCATCGCGGCCGGCAAGCTGATCCGGCAGGGGCCGGTGGAGCAGGTGCTCGGCTCGATGGCGCAGGGCGGCCGGGTGCGGGTACGCACTCCGCAGGCCGAGGAGTTGGCCGTGGCGCTGCGCGAGCAGTCCGCGACGGTGGAGACCGACGAGCACGGCGTGCTGCTGGTCAGCGGGCTGGAGGCCCCGGCGATCGGCCGGGCCGCGCTGGCCGCGAAGGTCGAGCTGCACGAACTGACCCCGGAACGGCCCGACCTGGAACGGGTCTTCCTGGAGCTGACGGCCGGGAAGGCGGGCATCCGATGA
- a CDS encoding GNAT family N-acetyltransferase, with the protein MAVLHAAGAPLTTSGYTLLIADDPTQVAAAQRLRHEVFATELGATLRPGVAGLDADDLDVHCDHLIVREERTGAVVGTYRLLPPGRTDRRYAAGEFDLTALDPLRDLLVETGRSCVHPDHRSGAVINLMWAGLTRYLHLRGSNWLGGCASVPVDDGGRAAAEAWALARAGQLAPPLLRVRPLRPWFAEPGAAAAETAVGDSAGRARIPSLLRGYLRLGAWIAGEPAYDPDFRCADFYVLFSLDRMNPRYLRHFLGGAAR; encoded by the coding sequence ATGGCTGTTCTGCATGCCGCTGGCGCACCCCTGACGACCAGTGGATACACCCTGCTGATCGCCGACGACCCGACCCAGGTCGCGGCCGCGCAACGCCTGCGCCACGAGGTGTTCGCCACCGAACTCGGCGCGACCCTGCGCCCGGGCGTCGCCGGACTCGACGCCGACGACCTCGACGTCCACTGCGACCACCTGATCGTCCGGGAGGAGCGCACCGGCGCGGTGGTCGGCACCTACCGGCTGCTGCCACCGGGCCGGACCGACCGCCGGTACGCCGCCGGTGAGTTCGACCTGACCGCGCTGGACCCGCTGCGCGACCTGCTGGTCGAGACGGGTCGCTCCTGCGTCCACCCGGACCACCGCTCCGGCGCGGTGATCAACCTGATGTGGGCCGGGCTGACCCGCTACCTGCACCTGCGCGGCTCCAACTGGCTCGGCGGCTGCGCCTCGGTGCCGGTCGACGACGGCGGCCGGGCCGCCGCCGAGGCGTGGGCGCTGGCCCGGGCCGGGCAGCTCGCGCCGCCGTTGCTGCGGGTCCGCCCGCTGCGGCCCTGGTTCGCCGAGCCGGGCGCGGCGGCTGCGGAGACCGCCGTCGGGGATTCCGCCGGTCGGGCGCGGATCCCGTCCCTGCTGCGCGGTTACCTGCGGCTGGGCGCGTGGATCGCCGGTGAGCCGGCGTACGACCCGGATTTCCGCTGCGCGGACTTCTACGTGCTCTTCTCGCTGGACCGGATGAACCCGCGCTACCTGCGGCACTTCCTGGGCGGGGCGGCGCGGTGA